CGAACGCTTTGGGCTGGATCACCATAGGGCTGCATCCGTCCGAGCACAATATTCACCACCACTTACCCGAAAACTTTAACAAAGAACACCATCCCGATGCGTGGATCAGCTCCCTGCAGGATTTGGCGCAGCTGATTGCCCCTTCGGACTGTTCAACAAAATCACACATTAGCTGATAAAACAAAAAGGACTCTCACATGACAAAAATATTATTCATGGGACGTAAACGGCTTTCCGCCAACCTGCTCCGGCTCTTATCCTCACAAAACGGCATCGAAATCGTCGGCGTACTGACCGACAGCCACCTGCAAGGCTCACCGACGGCTGCCGCCGCCAAAGAATTGGGCTTGCCGCTCTACACTTTCGACACCGCCTTGGAAGCAATGAAAGAAGGTCGTCTGAAATACGATTTGGGCCTGTCCGTACTCTACTGGCGCAAACTGCGCGACGAATTCCTGACCGTCCCGCGCTTGGGTACGATCAACTTCCACCCGGCCCTGTTGCCCGAATACAAAGGCACGGGCGGCTACAACCTCGCCATCATGGACGAATTGTCCGAATGGGGCAGCACCGCACACTACGTCGATGCCTCCATCGACACCGGCGAAATCATCGAAGTGGATCGCTTCCCCATTGATTCTTCTGTCGAAACCGCCCAATCGCTCGAACGCAAAACCATGCAAGCATTGGAGCCGTTCGCACAACGCATTATCGCCCGCGCCGTCGAAGCGCAAGCCAAACTGCCGACTACGCCCAACATCGGCGGCCGCTACGTCAGCCGCGACGAAATGGAAGCCATGAAGCAAATCCGCGACGGCGACGACGTCGAGA
The DNA window shown above is from Neisseria sicca and carries:
- a CDS encoding formyltransferase family protein, producing MTKILFMGRKRLSANLLRLLSSQNGIEIVGVLTDSHLQGSPTAAAAKELGLPLYTFDTALEAMKEGRLKYDLGLSVLYWRKLRDEFLTVPRLGTINFHPALLPEYKGTGGYNLAIMDELSEWGSTAHYVDASIDTGEIIEVDRFPIDSSVETAQSLERKTMQALEPFAQRIIARAVEAQAKLPTTPNIGGRYVSRDEMEAMKQIRDGDDVEKKIRAFWFPPYDGAYVEIDGQKYTLINRQLLEEVAPKDSTSLFAGKANA